Within Bactrocera oleae isolate idBacOlea1 chromosome 6, idBacOlea1, whole genome shotgun sequence, the genomic segment ACGCTGATGGTTCAACTGCTTCTGCAGATGACGCGTCATTGACAATGTACTGTCGCAGCTACGACTACCACTGCCACCGACTGTGCCGGCAGTTGTGACACCACCTGACCCATTCTCATCCAGATTGTCACGCGAATTCGCACTGCAGCCGGCGCCCGAAGTTTGACGCGACGTTGTGGTGCGTAAGGCCGCCTCTTTGGCGAGCTCCGTCAAATGACACGATATAAGCAATATGGCGGCCGATCTAGCCGCACCTGTACGTGATGTAGAGACGAGTATGCCTTTCGTACCGCTACTgccgccaccgccaccaccacccaTACCATGCACACCAGCTGTAGCGCCACCGGATGAGGCGCGTCGATTGCCATAGGAACCGATTGAGCCACTCGAACGTAAACTGGAACGTGATGATGGTCGACCCGATTGTACTGTCAACGGTATACCTGGAATCGGTGTAGGCATATCAGATTCAATGATAGacataaatttattgtataaacTAGTAAGGCGCAATACGCAATGAAAATTAGAAAGACGAAGGAAATCGAGGAAGATTTTTGAAGGAAGGGAAAatcgttaatataatatttaaatgatttattaAGAAAGGGGCATAAATTTCGtttaatatttagttaaaatatatatacttattttttaaagtgtGTTGATTTCGCACTTACCTGTATCGCTTGAATACATTATCGGTGGCGGTAGATTCGCATCGCCAAAGTTTCGGGGACGTGGATACTTTGTTTTGGTAAATAGATGTAGTACCATACAGATAAGACCGGTAAGCACTGCTATGCCCGTAGCGACACCCAGTAGAGTAGGCAGATCAGAATTTAATTCCTTTAAGTCTATATTTAACGGAGATAAtggaagaaaataataataattaaccgatatatcaatattttattcaaaagtaCAAACTGgcgtttttattttccaaagaaTCGGTAGAGACTCATTTCGTTTTAACGTAGTAGATAATAGCGTTCCAGAGGTTCATAAATTCTTTATTCAGAGTAATTATAATGAATATTTAGGCAAGTTTTTGTCATTAAAGTACTTGTTATAAatgaaacaataatattttgaaacgaAAAAGCTCAAGTTCGGCTTTTATAAATCGCGGGGTTCTTCAGACTTTGATTAGATACCAATTGAGATAGTAGAAAACACCTCTCGCAATAAAGGATacttacaaaaaattacacaatttcgttcttttttttataatagtatataaaaatttaaattatatttttcgtaTACAATCTCACCTTTCGTGCAAAAAACACGTCGCGTTGGCTTCGTGTGACTAACCGAATGAAACCCATTCGCACATTGACACATGGCATTGTGTCGCACTTGAATACAAAGGGAATTTTCATCGCTAAACATACAGGTTTCATCGTAGAAACACTGCTCGCCCAGTTTTTTCGCTGCAAACGTTTCGAAAAAGTTAGAAAACATCATAAATTAGGTGCTATGAGTTCACTTACGTTTATCGCAACCTTTTGTCAGTCCAAGCTGCACTGGGTAATTTTTTTCACAGCCGCAAATCTTTGTCTCCTTATCACAGGCGACATGAATCAATGAAGTTTCGCATGTCATGTTACTGAAGCAGGGTGCACCGATATATTTGCCCTTAGCTGGAATTGATAAATAatcaaatgttaataaatacatacatatattttgatattacgAGTAGTAGGGCTACAGCCAGTGGCGAATCCacccaaaataaacaaaaaaacggaaattttaattcatattcaGCAGAACTTACGTAGTAACACTAAAACTATGTTGGAATCAGAATAGAAAATCTAATCCGCCACCGGCTACAGTGAACACCCATCCACAGAGATGGCTTAATTTACGGGTCAACCATAAAATTGGTATCAGAAAGCATTACTGAGATTAGTACTAATTCAAGGAGGTAAAACCGGTTAGAGCCTTCTtgcttatttgtatatttactcTGCTTAAAGGGTATTATCCACtagcaagtcagaaaaaaagcgttttgatttttttttgatgaggcattatatataattaataaacaaaaataatgagGATTTGCAGAATATAATCTACTATAATAATCGTTGattcatttcgaaaaaactttaatttcctTGTTCCCATAGCCGATCTTCGGGAGGACTTCcgattaaaaaccaaaaaaaagtacTATAACAATAGATGAATACAAAATGTCGGCTTCCCAAAGAAAAAtggttttttgttaaaaatttacaccgaattattaacaaaaattatattcctttaatcattacctgacaaatctATCTAAAAAAGGTCGTGTGAAAACATTGACCTAATTAAAGCAGAGCTCTAAATTTTTCAGTCCATTTATGTCCAGAAAATAATAGACTTTAAAGTGAAATTAACATATAGATAAGACTCTAATATTTCATCTTCCACCGGACTATACTAATTCTTAAGCAATTTTATCAAAGTAGATCTCTGACAACCAAAGCTGTGGACAGTAAAGATTTGTAAACAAATGGCGGTCAACAGTACTCCGGACAACTTATTTTCAGTGATTAAGGAGTATAGGAGTAATTTCTTTCTCTTTCTCTTAGTACTTACCAGATCTATTGTTAATTAAAGCCTCGTATTCATCAAATTCGTCATCATGATAGGCGGAATCATCCTCATCATCAGGCACATGAGCGGTATCGCGCTTTGCAACGCGCTGCACTTTCGCTAGGCTGGTGTCGTTCGCGTACACCATAAAATCGGCTGGCGCATCAGCTGCTGCCAACAATGAAGCATTCACTATAGCAGTTGTCAAGTTAACAGCGACAGTGTCTTGGGCACTGTTGTCAATCACTATTGCACTAGTTCTCGTCACATTGCTCGCAATAGGATCAACAGAAAATGACGACAATGTGACTGCCGCCACTGAGAGCGCATCATTGGCAACGCGATTACTATTATTGCTATGCATTGTCGCATTGGCAATGGCTGTCGCCGCTACGGAGGCGCGCATCATTACGGTACAATAGATGAAAAATACGAGCGTTAAATAGAAAATGCTACGTGTATCGAGGCCACTACCAGCATACGTGGTTCCGCTTCCGGCAGCAGTACCAAACGCACTGTAGAGAGCACAACCGCTGACATCACCTGAGGCGGCATCATGTCGAACACCGCTACGACTCCGGAGGCATGTGGTGCGCAAGTATTTGCTGAAGTGTGTAAGGCTTTTATGGCTACGTCTCAAATGCAAAATGCTTGCGTCGTGCACACAACGCTGTCGTGTATTATGGTTGTGTGGCATATAGTCATTAATATCAGCTACGACATCGGTATCTTCATCGTACGCAGTCACGCACGCGTATGTTTCACGCATGTTGCACGCGGCTGCTGTAGCGGAAGTCGCTACAAGTGCATACAAAGCGGA encodes:
- the LOC106616344 gene encoding uncharacterized protein isoform X3; amino-acid sequence: MEKIVEIYSSYNNKRRPFHARIQKEFTTLVTSTRKNLKCSNNKNYIHKNNCSKTTTTHNEISAKQQKQQSNQRLGPIRREQQYYARHASTTAATTQSQQHEQQQQPQLTPTVNYFRFSALYALVATSATAAACNMRETYACVTAYDEDTDVVADINDYMPHNHNTRQRCVHDASILHLRRSHKSLTHFSKYLRTTCLRSRSGVRHDAASGDVSGCALYSAFGTAAGSGTTYAGSGLDTRSIFYLTLVFFIYCTVMMRASVAATAIANATMHSNNSNRVANDALSVAAVTLSSFSVDPIASNVTRTSAIVIDNSAQDTVAVNLTTAIVNASLLAAADAPADFMVYANDTSLAKVQRVAKRDTAHVPDDEDDSAYHDDEFDEYEALINNRSAKGKYIGAPCFSNMTCETSLIHVACDKETKICGCEKNYPVQLGLTKGCDKPKKLGEQCFYDETCMFSDENSLCIQVRHNAMCQCANGFHSVSHTKPTRRVFCTKDLKELNSDLPTLLGVATGIAVLTGLICMVLHLFTKTKYPRPRNFGDANLPPPIMYSSDTGIPLTVQSGRPSSRSSLRSSGSIGSYGNRRASSGGATAGVHGMGGGGGGGSSGTKGILVSTSRTGAARSAAILLISCHLTELAKEAALRTTTSRQTSGAGCSANSRDNLDENGSGGVTTAGTVGGSGSRSCDSTLSMTRHLQKQLNHQRHLLSLELSPAKTKNNDRIRTLLGINGIDNYRTDDDDELNSLDHNHLQIGALPTPASETPRFAVLEDQV
- the LOC106616344 gene encoding uncharacterized protein isoform X2 encodes the protein MEKIVEIYSSYNNKRRPFHARIQKEFTTLVTSTRKNLKCSNNKNYIHKNNCSKTTTTHNEISAKQQKQQSNQRLGPIRREQQYYARHASTTAATTQSQQHEQQQQPQLTPTVNYFRFSALYALVATSATAAACNMRETYACVTAYDEDTDVVADINDYMPHNHNTRQRCVHDASILHLRRSHKSLTHFSKYLRTTCLRSRSGVRHDAASGDVSGCALYSAFGTAAGSGTTYAGSGLDTRSIFYLTLVFFIYCTVMMRASVAATAIANATMHSNNSNRVANDALSVAAVTLSSFSVDPIASNVTRTSAIVIDNSAQDTVAVNLTTAIVNASLLAAADAPADFMVYANDTSLAKVQRVAKRDTAHVPDDEDDSAYHDDEFDEYEALINNRSAKGKYIGAPCFSNMTCETSLIHVACDKETKICGCEKNYPVQLGLTKGCDKPKKLGEQCFYDETCMFSDENSLCIQVRHNAMCQCANGFHSVSHTKPTRRVFCTKDLKELNSDLPTLLGVATGIAVLTGLICMVLHLFTKTKYPRPRNFGDANLPPPIMYSSDTVQSGRPSSRSSLRSSGSIGSYGNRRASSGGATAGVHGMGGGGGGGSSGTKGILVSTSRTGSRRPSLASVHSTSSSVRSYSMMRFEKEVQQKEIRQEMKLRLARLQQQQHLNQNKPQIVIGDTLQHHMSAASALSRLSGMPTPSPLTPNSTDELLPSVDELQEYPPKSDDLATTIHKMAADSVAASTLTAIKQAAIGTSIALTTTMGATTMATSSAAIGGGSLVTPGTPSDVVGAAAYIGPCSSSTEAL
- the LOC106616344 gene encoding uncharacterized protein isoform X1; this translates as MEKIVEIYSSYNNKRRPFHARIQKEFTTLVTSTRKNLKCSNNKNYIHKNNCSKTTTTHNEISAKQQKQQSNQRLGPIRREQQYYARHASTTAATTQSQQHEQQQQPQLTPTVNYFRFSALYALVATSATAAACNMRETYACVTAYDEDTDVVADINDYMPHNHNTRQRCVHDASILHLRRSHKSLTHFSKYLRTTCLRSRSGVRHDAASGDVSGCALYSAFGTAAGSGTTYAGSGLDTRSIFYLTLVFFIYCTVMMRASVAATAIANATMHSNNSNRVANDALSVAAVTLSSFSVDPIASNVTRTSAIVIDNSAQDTVAVNLTTAIVNASLLAAADAPADFMVYANDTSLAKVQRVAKRDTAHVPDDEDDSAYHDDEFDEYEALINNRSAKGKYIGAPCFSNMTCETSLIHVACDKETKICGCEKNYPVQLGLTKGCDKPKKLGEQCFYDETCMFSDENSLCIQVRHNAMCQCANGFHSVSHTKPTRRVFCTKDLKELNSDLPTLLGVATGIAVLTGLICMVLHLFTKTKYPRPRNFGDANLPPPIMYSSDTGIPLTVQSGRPSSRSSLRSSGSIGSYGNRRASSGGATAGVHGMGGGGGGGSSGTKGILVSTSRTGSRRPSLASVHSTSSSVRSYSMMRFEKEVQQKEIRQEMKLRLARLQQQQHLNQNKPQIVIGDTLQHHMSAASALSRLSGMPTPSPLTPNSTDELLPSVDELQEYPPKSDDLATTIHKMAADSVAASTLTAIKQAAIGTSIALTTTMGATTMATSSAAIGGGSLVTPGTPSDVVGAAAYIGPCSSSTEAL